Proteins encoded within one genomic window of Streptomyces sp. NBC_01314:
- a CDS encoding LLM class F420-dependent oxidoreductase gives MTVPTLRLGLNLGYWVGGNDASNLSLASLAEDLCYSAVWVSEAYGSDAVTVLSWIAARTSRIDVGSAVLQIPARSPAMTAMTAATLDTLSGGRLRLGLGVSGPQVSEGWHGVRFGSPLGRTREYVDLVRRALRREPLEYEGSHFTLPLPGGPGKALTLTIRPPRERIPVYLAALGPRNLELAGEIADGWLPVFFSPAHAPKQLEPLRAGLTKSGRTLDGFDIAPCVPLVTGADWRACARRVRGYAALYLGGMGGREDNHYTRLAERMGFGPQARTVQDRFLAGDYPGAMAAVPLDFLDATSLLGPRERIAERMTAFAEAGATTLNLMPVGPGLPGPDRAADALRTAAEAAELAGVLASGPTP, from the coding sequence ATGACCGTCCCCACCCTGCGTCTCGGCCTCAACCTCGGCTACTGGGTCGGCGGCAACGACGCGTCCAACCTCTCGCTCGCCTCCCTGGCCGAGGATCTCTGCTACTCGGCGGTGTGGGTCTCGGAGGCCTACGGATCCGACGCCGTCACCGTGCTGTCCTGGATCGCCGCCCGCACCTCCCGCATCGACGTCGGCAGCGCGGTCCTGCAGATCCCCGCCCGCTCGCCCGCGATGACGGCGATGACCGCCGCCACCCTCGACACCCTGTCCGGCGGACGGCTCAGGCTCGGCCTCGGCGTGTCCGGTCCCCAGGTCTCGGAGGGCTGGCACGGTGTCAGATTCGGCTCGCCGCTGGGCCGTACCCGCGAATACGTCGACCTGGTACGCCGCGCCCTTCGCCGGGAACCCCTGGAGTACGAGGGCAGCCACTTCACGCTTCCGCTGCCGGGCGGCCCCGGCAAGGCGCTCACCCTGACCATCCGGCCGCCACGCGAACGGATCCCCGTCTACCTCGCCGCCCTGGGACCGAGGAACCTGGAACTGGCCGGAGAGATCGCCGACGGCTGGCTTCCGGTGTTCTTCTCCCCCGCCCACGCCCCCAAGCAGCTCGAACCCCTGCGGGCCGGCCTCACCAAGTCCGGGCGCACCCTCGACGGGTTCGACATCGCCCCCTGCGTGCCCCTGGTGACCGGCGCCGACTGGCGGGCCTGTGCCCGGCGGGTACGGGGGTACGCCGCGCTGTACCTCGGTGGCATGGGCGGCCGGGAGGACAACCACTACACCCGGCTGGCCGAGCGCATGGGCTTCGGCCCCCAGGCCCGCACCGTCCAGGACAGGTTCCTGGCCGGTGACTACCCGGGCGCCATGGCCGCCGTACCGCTCGACTTCCTCGACGCCACCTCGCTGCTCGGGCCGCGGGAGCGGATCGCCGAGCGGATGACGGCGTTCGCCGAGGCCGGCGCCACCACGCTCAACCTCATGCCGGTCGGCCCCGGGCTGCCCGGCCCGGACCGCGCCGCCGACGCGCTGCGCACCGCCGCCGAGGCCGCGGAACTCGCGGGCGTGCTCGCCTCCGGTCCCACCCCGTAA
- a CDS encoding ABC transporter permease, producing MTAPTDVRRTGSPHRGAPATGLPSPAVPTRARRNPVLRVVAESTDLALRNLLHLRRTPGLLISCLVEPVVYAMLIGYIFGNSLGGTAYRSYMFAGLIAQTVAFTTTFTTVGLSRDLDQGMVDRFRTLPISRVALLLGRTTSDLTTCVASLAVTTTCGLLMGWRTHTGPVQVAAGILLVLLFSFAMSWIGVFVALVSPNSQVAGSLGVIWLFPATFISSGFVSGATLPGPLSTVAAWNPITSLANALRRLFGNPPPPGFPVQHGWPAHHPELYTVGCSVLLIAVFTTLSTWRYRTRTSR from the coding sequence ATGACCGCGCCCACCGACGTCCGGAGGACCGGTTCCCCGCACCGGGGCGCGCCTGCCACCGGCCTCCCCTCGCCCGCGGTCCCGACCCGCGCCCGGCGCAATCCCGTACTCCGTGTCGTCGCGGAGAGCACGGACCTCGCCCTGCGCAACCTGCTGCACCTGCGGCGCACTCCGGGACTGCTCATCTCGTGCCTGGTCGAGCCGGTCGTGTACGCCATGCTCATCGGGTACATCTTCGGCAACAGCCTGGGCGGCACGGCCTACCGCTCGTACATGTTCGCCGGGCTGATCGCCCAGACCGTGGCCTTCACCACCACCTTCACCACGGTCGGGCTCTCCCGGGACCTGGATCAGGGCATGGTCGACCGCTTCCGTACGCTGCCGATCTCCCGCGTGGCGCTGCTGCTCGGCCGGACGACCTCCGACCTCACGACCTGCGTGGCCAGCCTCGCCGTCACCACCACCTGCGGTCTGCTGATGGGCTGGCGCACACACACCGGCCCCGTCCAGGTGGCCGCCGGCATCCTGCTGGTGCTGCTGTTCTCCTTCGCGATGTCGTGGATCGGCGTCTTCGTCGCCCTCGTCTCGCCGAACTCCCAGGTGGCCGGGAGCCTCGGGGTGATCTGGCTGTTCCCGGCGACGTTCATCTCCTCCGGATTCGTCTCCGGGGCGACCCTCCCGGGCCCGCTGTCCACCGTGGCCGCCTGGAACCCCATCACCTCGCTCGCGAACGCCCTGCGGCGGCTCTTCGGCAACCCGCCGCCACCGGGCTTTCCCGTACAGCACGGCTGGCCGGCCCACCACCCCGAGCTGTACACCGTGGGCTGCTCGGTCCTGCTCATCGCCGTCTTCACCACCCTCTCGACATGGCGTTACCGCACCCGCACGAGCCGCTGA
- a CDS encoding ATP-binding cassette domain-containing protein, whose protein sequence is MHTPTTSAIVLHGLHKNFQENPALSGVDLEVNAGEVMGLLGPNGAGKTTLVKILTTLLKPDSGRAFVNGWDVAAEPEKVRSTIGMAGQYSTVDSLLTGFENLYLIAKLRGLGRSAARRVADDLLSRFRLTDVAGRPAGTYSGGMRRRLDLAAALVSSPPLVLLDEPTTGLDPESRFDTWEAVGELVAGGTTILLTTQYLEEADRLADRITVIDRGRVVAEGTSDELKAAAGNRLVVCVAEDHQLDAAARAAARATGVTPTVDRTARRVEAAAADGRAALGRALTALEDEEVDVLEIGLSRCTLDDVFLGLTGRARREAA, encoded by the coding sequence GTGCATACCCCCACGACGTCGGCCATCGTCCTACATGGCCTGCACAAGAACTTTCAGGAGAACCCCGCGTTAAGCGGCGTCGACCTGGAGGTGAACGCAGGTGAGGTCATGGGCCTCCTGGGCCCGAATGGAGCCGGTAAAACCACTCTGGTAAAGATTCTGACGACGCTCCTCAAGCCGGACTCCGGCCGCGCTTTCGTGAACGGCTGGGACGTGGCGGCTGAACCGGAAAAGGTACGCTCCACAATCGGAATGGCCGGTCAGTACTCGACGGTCGACAGCCTGCTGACCGGCTTCGAGAATCTTTATCTGATCGCTAAACTGCGTGGCCTGGGCCGCTCTGCGGCCCGCCGCGTCGCCGACGACCTGTTGTCCCGGTTCCGGCTCACCGACGTCGCGGGGCGCCCTGCCGGCACCTACTCGGGCGGTATGCGCCGACGGCTGGATCTGGCCGCCGCCCTCGTCAGCTCCCCTCCCCTGGTCCTCCTGGACGAGCCCACCACCGGCCTCGACCCCGAGAGCAGGTTCGACACCTGGGAGGCGGTCGGTGAACTGGTCGCCGGCGGCACCACGATCCTGCTGACGACCCAGTACCTGGAGGAGGCGGACCGTCTCGCCGACCGGATCACCGTGATCGACCGGGGCAGGGTGGTGGCGGAGGGCACCAGCGACGAACTGAAGGCAGCCGCGGGAAACCGGCTCGTCGTGTGTGTCGCCGAGGACCACCAGCTCGACGCGGCGGCGCGTGCCGCCGCGCGGGCCACCGGCGTGACACCGACGGTGGACCGCACCGCCCGGCGCGTGGAGGCCGCCGCCGCCGACGGCCGCGCCGCGCTGGGCCGCGCTCTCACCGCGCTGGAGGACGAGGAGGTCGACGTACTGGAGATCGGGCTCAGCCGCTGCACGCTCGACGACGTGTTCCTCGGCCTGACCGGCCGCGCCCGGCGAGAGGCCGCGTGA
- a CDS encoding fatty acyl-AMP ligase, which yields MRELFTTLRKQAARKPQQPAVTFVSEFGEIRCTVRDRAELDLHSRRIASWLQERFSAGDRALLLHSPGIEFTTAFSACVYAGVIAVPAPLPGRYRHERRRLAAIARDAGVSVILTQRSDLPDVEKWVAEEGVVGVVCHPTDTGEGDPDAWAAPRVAPETPALLQYTSGSTGDPKGVIVTHGNLAANVERMVAAFGNDSDTTYGGWIPLYHDMGLIGLMLPGLLSGGGYVQMDPMSFLRRPYHWLRMLDACDVGFTAAPDFGYELCVRRVTDEQLATLDLSRVKAADGSEPVRADVVAAFTERFAAAGLRADALIPVYGLAEATLMASGTIGRPPLRTTVDASALENRVLRPVGGTEPSRVLVGCGAPTGSDVLIVDPDTGDALPDGRVGEIWLSGPCVTAGYWENEGATDTTFRAYTGDGHGPFLRTGDLGGLLDGDVYITGRRKDVLVLHGRNLHPADIEYELRSQHEELEGLHGAVFMVGDDDGVDTAPAIVAVHEIRAHWGAERLSLIGVDMKQTIAREFGVPVAAVALVRPGGVRRTTSGKVQRSAMRALYLAGELDTLHLGEDRLLTAALAEHRRVTAR from the coding sequence GTGCGAGAATTATTCACGACGCTGAGGAAACAGGCAGCGCGTAAACCGCAGCAGCCTGCCGTGACTTTCGTCTCGGAATTCGGTGAAATCAGATGTACGGTGCGCGACCGCGCGGAACTGGATCTGCATTCCAGGCGCATTGCCTCCTGGCTCCAGGAGCGATTCTCCGCAGGGGACCGAGCGCTGCTCCTCCACTCCCCGGGAATCGAATTCACCACCGCCTTCTCGGCCTGTGTCTACGCCGGCGTCATCGCCGTGCCCGCCCCGCTGCCGGGCCGCTACCGGCACGAGCGCCGCAGGCTCGCCGCCATCGCTCGCGACGCGGGGGTGAGCGTCATCCTGACCCAGCGGAGCGATCTGCCGGACGTGGAGAAGTGGGTGGCCGAGGAGGGTGTCGTCGGGGTGGTCTGCCACCCGACCGACACCGGTGAAGGCGACCCGGATGCCTGGGCCGCTCCCCGGGTGGCGCCCGAAACGCCGGCGCTGCTCCAGTACACGTCGGGATCGACCGGCGATCCCAAAGGCGTCATCGTCACCCACGGAAACCTGGCCGCCAACGTTGAGCGGATGGTGGCCGCGTTCGGGAACGACAGCGACACCACGTACGGCGGCTGGATCCCCCTGTACCACGACATGGGGCTGATCGGCCTGATGCTGCCCGGCCTCCTGTCCGGCGGCGGATACGTCCAGATGGACCCCATGTCCTTCCTGCGCCGCCCGTACCACTGGCTGCGGATGCTGGACGCCTGCGACGTCGGATTCACCGCCGCGCCCGACTTCGGCTACGAGTTGTGCGTCCGGCGGGTCACCGACGAGCAGCTCGCCACGCTCGATCTGTCCCGCGTCAAGGCCGCCGACGGCTCGGAACCGGTCCGAGCCGACGTGGTCGCCGCTTTCACCGAGAGGTTTGCCGCCGCAGGACTGCGGGCCGACGCGCTCATCCCCGTGTACGGCCTGGCGGAGGCGACCCTGATGGCGTCCGGCACGATCGGGCGGCCGCCCCTGCGCACCACCGTCGACGCCTCGGCGCTGGAGAACCGTGTGCTGCGGCCGGTCGGCGGCACGGAACCGTCCCGCGTGCTCGTCGGATGCGGGGCACCGACCGGTTCCGACGTGCTGATCGTCGATCCCGACACCGGGGACGCACTGCCCGACGGCCGCGTCGGCGAGATCTGGCTCAGCGGCCCCTGCGTCACCGCGGGTTACTGGGAGAACGAGGGCGCCACCGACACCACGTTCCGGGCGTACACCGGCGACGGACACGGTCCGTTCCTGCGCACGGGCGATCTCGGCGGCCTGCTCGATGGTGACGTCTACATCACCGGCCGCCGCAAGGACGTCCTCGTCCTGCACGGACGCAATCTGCACCCCGCCGACATCGAGTACGAACTGCGTTCCCAGCACGAGGAGTTGGAGGGTCTGCACGGGGCCGTCTTCATGGTCGGGGACGACGACGGCGTGGACACCGCTCCCGCGATCGTCGCCGTGCACGAGATCCGTGCCCACTGGGGCGCCGAACGGCTGAGCCTGATCGGCGTCGACATGAAGCAGACCATCGCGCGGGAGTTCGGTGTGCCGGTCGCGGCGGTCGCCCTGGTACGGCCCGGCGGCGTCCGGCGGACCACGAGCGGCAAGGTGCAGCGCTCGGCGATGCGCGCCCTCTACCTCGCCGGAGAACTGGACACCCTGCACCTCGGCGAGGACCGGTTGCTCACCGCGGCCCTGGCCGAACACCGGCGGGTGACCGCACGATGA
- a CDS encoding acyl-CoA dehydrogenase has translation MTTTAGLETLLAAHESDAFSPDVLAELDDREEFPDGAVRLLDDAGMPAHYVLSPDGDFSETVRLLRAVARRDLTVAIAHGKTFLGSAPVWVAGTPDQAARLAERVRGGEAVCWGLTERDHGADLLASEFAAVAEPGAGAETAAGAGPEAEAEAGTEAGGWRLTGEKWLINNATRSTLACVLARTDPAGGGRGFSLFLVDKHRLPEGAWRNLPKIRTHGIRGADISGFALDGAPVPADALVGEEGDGIAVVLKTLQLTRIACTALSLGAADHALRLARDFVTGRELYGRRLADVPHVRRILGRAAAAALTAEAVSALSARSVHTLPGELSAISAITKAYVPTLTQETLGSLGELLGVRGFLTSPPGGGFAKLERDHRICAIFDGSTVVNRAAVLHQMPRLARQLGRRRADVEGLRAAADLTAPLPPFDRDRLTLLSVTGCSAVQTLPDTAARMEEQGPPEAGPLIARLLAELARLEAESADFVPSAGGLPSTAFDLAERYERAYAAAACLLLWLENPPLRTGRLGTDGLWLRACLTSLLGTSLLGEDDSDVFGALADVVLGTPAQEFTLWGGAV, from the coding sequence ATGACCACCACGGCCGGTCTGGAGACCCTGCTCGCCGCCCACGAGAGCGACGCCTTCTCGCCCGACGTGCTCGCCGAGCTCGACGACCGTGAGGAGTTCCCCGACGGCGCGGTCCGCCTTCTCGACGACGCGGGGATGCCCGCCCACTACGTCCTGTCCCCGGACGGCGACTTCAGCGAGACGGTACGGCTGCTGCGCGCGGTCGCCCGCCGTGATCTGACCGTGGCCATCGCGCACGGCAAGACATTCCTGGGGTCGGCCCCGGTGTGGGTGGCCGGCACCCCGGATCAGGCCGCCCGGCTCGCCGAGCGGGTACGCGGGGGCGAGGCCGTCTGCTGGGGGCTGACCGAGCGTGACCACGGCGCCGACCTGCTCGCGAGCGAGTTCGCGGCGGTGGCCGAGCCGGGCGCGGGCGCAGAAACAGCGGCGGGCGCGGGCCCAGAGGCAGAGGCAGAGGCAGGCACAGAAGCCGGCGGCTGGCGGCTGACCGGCGAGAAGTGGCTCATCAACAACGCCACCCGCTCCACCCTCGCCTGCGTCCTGGCCCGCACCGACCCGGCGGGCGGCGGACGCGGCTTCAGCCTCTTCCTCGTGGACAAGCACCGGCTGCCCGAGGGCGCCTGGCGGAACCTGCCGAAAATCCGTACGCACGGCATCCGCGGCGCCGACATCAGCGGCTTCGCCCTCGACGGCGCCCCGGTGCCCGCCGACGCCCTCGTCGGCGAAGAGGGCGACGGAATCGCCGTGGTCCTCAAGACGCTCCAGCTCACCCGCATCGCCTGCACGGCGCTCTCCCTCGGCGCCGCCGACCACGCCCTGCGGCTGGCCCGCGACTTCGTCACCGGACGCGAGCTGTACGGCCGCCGCCTCGCCGACGTCCCGCACGTACGGCGCATCCTCGGCCGGGCGGCCGCCGCCGCACTGACCGCGGAGGCGGTGAGCGCGCTCTCCGCCCGCTCGGTGCACACCCTGCCCGGGGAACTGAGCGCGATCTCGGCGATCACCAAGGCGTACGTCCCGACGCTGACCCAGGAGACGCTCGGCTCGCTCGGCGAACTCCTGGGCGTACGCGGCTTTCTCACCTCGCCGCCCGGCGGCGGCTTCGCCAAACTGGAACGCGACCACCGCATCTGCGCGATCTTCGACGGCAGCACGGTCGTCAACCGCGCCGCAGTTCTCCACCAGATGCCGCGTCTGGCCCGTCAGCTGGGCCGCCGCCGGGCCGACGTCGAAGGCCTGCGGGCCGCCGCCGACCTCACCGCTCCCCTGCCCCCGTTCGACCGCGACCGGCTGACGCTGCTGTCCGTCACGGGATGCAGCGCCGTGCAGACGCTGCCGGACACGGCGGCGCGCATGGAGGAGCAGGGGCCACCGGAGGCGGGCCCGCTCATCGCCCGGCTGCTCGCCGAACTCGCCCGGCTGGAAGCGGAGTCGGCGGACTTCGTGCCGTCGGCGGGTGGACTGCCCAGCACCGCCTTCGACCTCGCCGAGCGCTACGAACGCGCCTACGCCGCTGCCGCCTGCCTGCTGCTGTGGCTGGAGAACCCTCCGCTGCGCACGGGACGGCTCGGCACGGACGGCCTGTGGCTGCGGGCCTGCCTGACCTCCCTGCTCGGCACCTCCCTCCTCGGCGAGGACGACAGCGACGTGTTCGGCGCCCTGGCCGACGTCGTACTCGGCACGCCCGCACAGGAATTCACCTTGTGGGGAGGCGCGGTATGA
- a CDS encoding acyl-CoA dehydrogenase, with protein sequence MSTVTGLAPKRADELEQLLGSLSDPANPTGTAAVLAADERAEMLVAGESLLHSYGLNAEFVPPGLGGRLERADHLAEVMRALYRRDPALGLGYGAGSLIAGVTLWTAGDARQTEHAARLLLDGRRIAIAFHELAHGNDMAGTEFAATAAPDGLRLSGRKEVVTNIGRADAMVVLARTDPRPGPRSHSLVLVDRASTDPARLTDLPRFRTVGMRGVQLGGLRFDELPVPASAVLGPVGSGLETALKALQITRTVLPAMATGILDTGLRVTVDHLTRRRLYGGPATALPHVRSVLAGVFADLLRAEALGAVGARALHLVPGAASVYASAVKFEVSRLLLEAMDRLAELLGAHFYLREGPTALFQKLLRDLAPVGFGHIARAACQTSLLPQLPLLARRTWARPGTEAPADVFALAESLPPLRYDRLALHAAGRDPVMGSLHALVDASWAPEHDDVRAVLRDDHAELAELAAVCGRLSPVELGIDARPEHYDLVTRYVRLLSRTACVRVWRHARPESFLADPAWLRAALCRSAPGRHRPGPLPAQVEDTLFAELLDRRDTGRSFGLTGRPLAV encoded by the coding sequence ATGAGCACCGTGACCGGCCTCGCACCCAAGCGCGCCGACGAACTGGAGCAGCTGCTCGGCAGCCTCTCCGACCCGGCCAACCCCACCGGCACCGCCGCCGTTCTCGCCGCGGACGAGCGCGCGGAGATGCTCGTCGCCGGAGAGTCGCTGCTGCACTCCTACGGGCTGAACGCCGAGTTCGTACCACCCGGGCTGGGCGGCCGTCTGGAGCGGGCCGACCACCTCGCCGAGGTCATGCGCGCGCTCTACCGCCGCGACCCCGCGCTCGGCCTCGGCTACGGCGCCGGCTCGCTCATCGCCGGAGTCACGCTGTGGACCGCCGGCGACGCACGGCAGACCGAGCACGCCGCCCGTCTGCTCCTGGACGGCCGGCGCATCGCCATCGCCTTCCACGAACTGGCCCACGGCAACGACATGGCGGGCACGGAGTTCGCCGCCACCGCCGCACCCGACGGCCTGCGCCTGAGCGGCCGCAAGGAGGTCGTCACCAACATCGGGCGCGCCGACGCCATGGTCGTCCTCGCCCGCACCGATCCCCGGCCCGGTCCGCGCAGCCACTCCCTGGTCCTCGTCGACCGCGCGAGCACCGACCCCGCACGCCTGACCGACCTGCCGCGCTTCCGTACCGTCGGCATGCGGGGAGTACAGCTCGGCGGCCTGCGCTTCGACGAACTGCCCGTGCCCGCCTCAGCGGTCCTCGGGCCGGTCGGCTCCGGCCTGGAGACCGCGCTGAAGGCACTCCAGATCACCCGCACGGTCCTGCCCGCGATGGCCACCGGGATCCTCGACACCGGACTGCGCGTCACCGTGGACCACCTGACACGGCGTCGGCTGTACGGCGGCCCCGCCACCGCCCTCCCGCACGTCCGCTCGGTGCTGGCCGGCGTCTTCGCCGACCTGCTGCGTGCCGAGGCGCTGGGCGCGGTCGGCGCCCGTGCGCTGCACCTGGTGCCCGGCGCGGCGAGCGTGTACGCCTCCGCGGTCAAGTTCGAGGTGTCCCGGCTGCTGCTGGAGGCCATGGACCGGCTCGCGGAGCTCCTCGGCGCCCACTTCTACCTGCGCGAAGGGCCGACCGCGCTGTTCCAGAAGCTGCTGCGCGACCTCGCCCCCGTCGGTTTCGGGCACATCGCGCGCGCCGCCTGCCAGACGAGCCTGCTGCCCCAGTTGCCCCTGCTGGCCCGCCGCACCTGGGCCCGCCCCGGCACCGAGGCGCCGGCCGACGTGTTCGCGCTCGCGGAATCGCTGCCGCCCCTGCGGTACGACCGGCTGGCCCTGCACGCCGCGGGCCGCGACCCTGTCATGGGGTCCCTCCACGCCCTCGTCGACGCGTCCTGGGCACCCGAGCACGACGACGTACGGGCGGTGCTCCGCGACGACCACGCCGAACTGGCCGAACTGGCGGCCGTGTGCGGGCGGTTGTCGCCGGTGGAACTCGGCATCGACGCCCGCCCCGAACACTACGACCTGGTCACCCGGTACGTGCGCCTCCTGTCCCGCACCGCCTGTGTGCGGGTATGGCGGCACGCCCGGCCGGAGAGCTTCCTGGCCGACCCCGCCTGGCTGCGGGCGGCCCTGTGCCGCTCGGCGCCGGGCCGGCACCGGCCGGGCCCGCTGCCCGCCCAGGTCGAGGACACGCTCTTCGCCGAACTCCTGGACCGCCGGGACACCGGTCGCTCCTTCGGCCTGACCGGGAGACCGCTCGCCGTGTGA
- a CDS encoding acyl carrier protein has protein sequence MTAGNRDVHTWLTERVATYLRRSPEDIDTSVPLADYGLDSLTALAITADIEDEFEVTVDDALTWDHPTVDALGAVLSELVGGQPEAARTSEKQA, from the coding sequence ATGACCGCTGGCAACCGAGACGTGCACACCTGGCTGACGGAGCGCGTGGCGACCTACCTGCGCCGTTCGCCCGAGGACATCGACACGTCCGTACCGCTGGCCGACTACGGCCTGGACTCGCTGACGGCGCTGGCCATCACCGCCGACATCGAGGACGAGTTCGAGGTGACCGTCGACGACGCGCTGACCTGGGACCACCCCACGGTCGACGCGCTGGGCGCGGTCCTGTCCGAGCTGGTCGGCGGGCAGCCGGAGGCGGCACGGACGAGCGAGAAGCAGGCCTGA